The DNA window CTTGCGAAATTTGCAGAAAGCAGTCAACTGATCGTATTTCTGGCTCCCTCTTACTGCAATAATCACATCATTTCGCGTTCCGCAATGGAATCGCGTTCGCATTATACTTCTACGCAATACCTACTTCACCTCCACTTCCTTAAGTGTGTTGTACGATTCGTTGTCAATCATACATGACATTCACTAAACTCGTGTTCAAATTattcgccattttttttttttttttttttgtcaacagGTAATTTAGAAAGGGAGATTCCACTGATACATGGGATTGTTCTCCGTATCGAAAAGTGGGAATAGGCTCGACTATGGAGGACCAAGTCGTGACTTAAAAACCCTTAACCCGCTTCCATTCAATTTGCACCTACAACATTGACACTATTTATCATATTCAACATGTGATTATCTACGTAACTCGAACAAAGTACCTTGCGGATTATGATTCACCACTCATGACGCAACATCACTCCGCATAATATGTAATAGTAGCTGATAAGAGCTCAACGTTACTCATATTTAAATACCGAAGAGTTGGACAAATTATATCCTCAAAgctataataaataaattgcatatttatttattcgcaaCTGATAAACtgggaaattggaaaatttttgtcgtATGTACGGTGATGATACCTATACATCTTTATGGTATAGAGTTCAAGTAACACATTTTGCACGAAACATGGATGGACGTAGTATCAATGAGTAAGAATTGTACCTATGGAAAATCAAACTGACTGTGGTATTAGGATCTCAAAGTTGCGTGAATATTATGTTTGGTATTGCAGTATACTCATATGACTAATTCGGATATTACTGGACAACTACTGAAGATACTTGCATTGACGTGAGAATGAATATGATGGATTGTTTTCAGAACACGAAGAGTGCGTTACTTGGAATCGTTTCCAATTTTCTCTGCAACTGCCCAAAAACGATCTCAATTTCTAAGAATTCTTGGCAAGTCCTTGAAcatggaaatatttttgaagtaaTGAACCAAAATAGGATTCGTTATTCAAATGGTCTTTCCGTGGATATGTTATACGCAAAAATATATGAGAGATCCACGTATGTATTTACATATGCTTGTACGCGGGCTCAGCGTATTGAAATTTCCACCATTCCTGGCACTTGCGtaatggttgaaaaataactgTGTTCTACATGCAACCATACCGACATCACAATTGGCTGCAAGGTTTGCGATAAGGTATTAGAAGGTTCGGTATACAGCACAGGACAATATAGACGATATggtaataacgaaaaaaaaagaattcgcAATCGTTAAAGTTTATCGACGGCGTGAAAGCTATATATCCAGTGGCTACAATAGGTTGCATTTTCAAAGTGTCTTCGCATTGTACAATCTGCCTTTGACGGAACTGGAAGAGTAAATTATGAAGCGACTAGCGAGCCTGCTGCTGATTGTCATCTTGACTACAGAATACGCCAGTGCTGGTGAGAATTTGGATTAAACAGACGCCGTTGCGACTACTCTTAACACTTGTCTACTTCAGTCTATCTATTCGCAATAAGTTTGAAATATAACGCGTATCAGTCGCTCTCATtaatcgtaaaaattatttttttcgacttcCAGTAACTGTGGTAAGAGAGAGGGATGGGAGCATGGAAAGTAGCAATGGTATAAACGGCAGGGTGGCGGACCATGTTGGACAGTTAATCAACGGGGTTGAACGCCTTCCTTACATCGGGGAAATAGTTAAGAACTTTTTAACACAGGCGATAAACATCGTGATTCAATTGGACGTTGCAACCAAAGGAAATCTTAGCCGCATGATAAATAGGATAATGCCATGTACAATTTCCGTTGACGGAAGTATGATGTGCAGCGGAGTTTCCATGGCATCACAAATTCGTGAGCTCGTTACGAGCCTGATAGACATCTTCCTTCCTCCATGGGCCAAGATTGTGTTGGCCACGGTTATAGCTCGCATGAAACCAATGAATTTCACTGATAACTGGTAGCCCGGTTCTATCCATCTGTGCATAATATTGATGTCAttgatattatacaattatctATGTAACGATGCGTCTTTATTGCATCTGTGTTCGATTAAAACTTTATCTATACAATGATTATTTCCTGAAGACTTTTCCATCTACCTGGATTGCTATTCACTCCTCACGCCATCGTTTAAATCCGTGTAATATGTGTAAGTATAGTTGATAAAAGAGCAAGCTGGTCAGTTGTATTTCAATATCGATAAAGTGTGGGCACTGTATGCTGGACGGATAAGCCAGGACCTCAGTTTCGTCCACGATGATCAGATGCATAGGTATAATGTGAAGTAGAAATAAACCAAACACTTAGGTCTGCGTAATCAAACATCGTAGCCAGTTGTGAGTAATTACTGCAATTACGTTCTGTCCCATTCATCTTTATGTCGTAGCGGGAACATGAGCCAAGTTAATAAGGATGCGTTCTGAAATTAGCCCCCAGTATTGTCAacaatcttttatctcttcCTCTTGTCTAGGGAGTTTTTTTCGCACTGCCAGATAGTCTTGGAACGTATCCTAAGACATTTGAAAACAACAGTCCGTCGTACTACAATGAACATTAGGAAAATGTTTTGAGACAATAATGCGTATATTATACGATGAAAAAGGGTTACAAATATTCAGAAGCGAATTGACAACGATGCGTAATTTCAAACGCCCAGACGTATTTATATAACGTCATAAAGTAGAGGTGTACTAGCTGTACATCGCATATTATATAGTATGGTGGAAGATCGTCTACACTCGAATGCCAAAGACCCGTTGAAACTGTTGTGCACAGTTGACACAGTCGACAAACGAAAATGTACGTTTTGGAATATTTTCTCGAGGCTAGACAGGTTACAAAAATCcaagaattttcaacattcCGTACAAGGAATGCATCGACACTATTGTGGCCGTCAGACCCTCAGGTAGTGCTCCCTGACGCGCAAGGGTCACGGCAAATTCGTCCAATTTTGGTAGCATGAAGTTCTTCGTGAGCTTCCAGCCCTCAACCAACGCAGCTTCACTTATGTTCGACACTATCCGGCCTGCGAGGTTCATCAAAGGACGTTGCATCGCAGTTATATTTCTGATTATCCCCGTAAGTCCCCAGACCAGTAGGCGACAGAACAGAACCAACGGCGTTCTGAGGATGCTGACAAGTATGCCGCGGTGGTTGTCGTGGCCTGAAAACAACGTTTTATTCGTCAGTATCTGCTCTGTTCGTTTATGACACAGTATCGAGTAATCAGCGTCCACGATCATATTACCCTCATCGTTATTGCTCGTCGTCTGCAGCTTGTTGGTACTCGTATTAAGAGCGACGGATCGATTGTCCCCGGCATAGGAACTGGTTCTATGATCAGCAGAGACTTTCGGAAATGTACAGTGGATTGTCAGAAAAATGCCGAGCAAAATTAGCCCCCTTCTCGACATCGTTGCGACTAGGGGCGAGTCACTTCTGCTGCAGGAGAGTGGAAACCGATGATTACAAGCCGATGGCAATCCCCTCTCTTGTGGCAAAAGATACCCTTCGCAATTATGTTAACTATTCAGACTGGTATACTGGTCGCATATGCACGCTGCGTTTGCTATGAAAGTGACAAAATGGCGTCGACTGTGACGTATTGGTTGACGGTATGATATGCTAAATCGACAACTAACTCATGGCAGGATTAAGAGAAGAACCAGCGGATGGCCattctgtatttttcaataGTTCGTGATGACAATTTAGTGACTTATATGGATGTCGGTTATTCACATCACATAGGCGAAGAAGGTCTACAAACACAgtggtataaattttttttacagtaagAAGCTTGATTTATTCACCAGCAAGGGATTCACCAGAAAGGCTGTTACCAGAAAATAAAGTTATGGAACAAGGCTGCAAGTCGAAAACTCGTCAGTTATTCTATACGGAAATTGATATTGGCGCACTTTGATGAGTACAAGTGTCATTGTCTGCTCAAATTTACTGTCAACGTTATGTACCGCGAGTGGATTGATGCATTATCGGCAAGATGCGATACTTGCAATATAGTTAATTGGTACGATTATTCGGCATAATTATCTGCATATTCGTACGATAATATCAAAAAATAGCCACGGACGTAGCTCATATCAATTTCGAAGGCGAATCAATCGTTGTGTTACACACTATCCACGCATAGTTAATTGTGTTTCGTAAAAGCTGCACAACAATGTCTAATTAACTCGTGAATAATTCACGCGTCGCGAGTGATAAGTCGAACGACCAAGGTCGTATTTCACGCAATTAACTTGTGGCTTGTAAATTGTAAACAATAATTCATGCGGCAGTCAcacgtgaaatttcaaaatttggtaATTTGAATAGTTTcaataaactaaacaaaagTATAGTTCTTACGTAGTTGTACAATATACAAACCAACATAAGTAACGCAAGAAATGATGACATTCAATACGTACGTTGTATTAGTAAGCCCAAGGTACACAAGACTTTGGAGCGTCAAAAATTTGATCATACTCGTATTTCAAGATTGAACGGTATGGAATTCTGCGGCTGGGAATTCAGTCGAGCATTTCGGAGGAACTTTCAAAAACTCTATGCGTAAATTATACGTtcttgaaaacgaaaattaagcGATCGGTCTTGTTTGCGCCTACCGACATAAGTTGGCGCGTTGTTACAACTATGATCAataaaagggagaaaaaaacttgtgtacacactgaaaaaaatacctgATATGACTAATTGGTATACTCTGTACATACATGGCATTCGCTTAAATTTAACGTTACATCTTCGTGTCGTACGAATATCTACAAGCTGATAACACAAGCCGAAGCGACGAAACGGGGAGCTGGaacgtttcaatatttttccggattatataaattttttggcgTTTCATGTTACAATTACAAAACTCTCTACCAGCGAATAGATTGTCATTTAAAACTGAATGATTCATTCAACgaaatacatattattttccatCGAATTAGTCGAACAACTTAGCCTCGAGAGTAgctgtaatattttatttccacgGTGAAATGGAGTGTGAAATTACGCCAATTAAAATCTGACTGTTTCCAGTAATAGGACAAATGAAGATGGGATACTACATCTAAGTTCTTATTGTACGTTGCATAATTATCAGCGTATTATTTATGAACATTAAAAATGTCCAATTTACATTCTGCGTGTGTATTACATGCGACTGTCTGTACAATTATTGATCCTCTCGTCTGTTAAATATTCGCATACAATGTAAAGGAAGTAATTCACCAAAGTTCCGAAGTAAGTTAACAGGCATCCGGTATCTCGTTAGCCTATAAATATGCGCAAGAAATTTCAATCGGTACAATGGACCACACGGTGCAGGGTAATGTCTGCCCTATAAAggatttcatgaaaaaatttgccagCCACAAAATCGAGCCGACACTCCACCAGCTGTTGGACTCCGTCATACCTGTTTTATCGTTGTCAATGCCGACTGAATTTAGTTCATTAGAATTACCTGTGGAATTTCAAAGCATGATATATGCGAAGCACTGCACAGTTTCGTTAAAACTCGTGAGTTAACATCTCTGTATTGATAAAGCACTTACCATCTGCCTCGCAAATACTTGCGAACACGAGGATCGAGATCACCGTGACTCCTACGAAGATGCGATACAAGTTACTCGCCATTCTCAGTTTCACCATCCAGGATAATTCCTCGACAAAGTGACAAAGTAGAAACCGAACACCTAGTGCGTGTCCTCGAACCCGTCACACTTTTTATATACTTGGCAACTGCTGATGTCTGAATGCATACGTTGTAATTGGGGG is part of the Neodiprion virginianus isolate iyNeoVirg1 chromosome 5, iyNeoVirg1.1, whole genome shotgun sequence genome and encodes:
- the LOC124306252 gene encoding uncharacterized protein LOC124306252; the encoded protein is MKRLASLLLIVILTTEYASAVTVVRERDGSMESSNGINGRVADHVGQLINGVERLPYIGEIVKNFLTQAINIVIQLDVATKGNLSRMINRIMPCTISVDGSMMCSGVSMASQIRELVTSLIDIFLPPWAKIVLATVIARMKPMNFTDNW